The Arachis duranensis cultivar V14167 chromosome 9, aradu.V14167.gnm2.J7QH, whole genome shotgun sequence genomic sequence atttttactattaCAATGAGTCCCCAACTCCGTGTGTTTAAGGAGTATGTATGCAAAGTATTTACCGTGAAGAAGCTTCTGCATTACAGCATTAGTTTCTGAATTTGCTTGAGGTGTATTTTTGCAATTAGTCCTCAACTCCTCCTTGTTCTAATTTCGTTGTTCTGATATTAGTTATTCCCCTAGTGTTGAATTTTCCTTAATTTCTTTTCGATAAATACGTTAAATGCCTTAAACtcgaagagaagaaaaagacatTGATTTGGACATTATACTGACTCTGACTTATGATATACGCCAATTTGATCATGTGTATTGTAATACTAAttaaccaaatttaaaaatcaagaattaatttacAGGGTAAATATTTCATTGTTAACTGTACTGTAGCAATAGCATCGTATGAATGGTGAAAATGAAAGTGCTCAATGAATATTATTACATTGAAATCTAAAGTTACTAGATTTATTGAACTAATGGTATGTTTAGGTGAAGActaaacatgaaaataaatgttACATTGTTACCTTAATGAAGTTATCAAATACTTGTGTTATAATATaatagtgcatcaaaattaaaccatCTATTACGGGAACTTTACACAACCATTAAAAATAAGATCATTAACGATGGTCCTTAATTTTTTGGTAGAAACTCATGCGAAATTATCTTCgtgtaaaattaaatttagtcaaatatgtTATATCATTTAACGATtctcaattataaaaaataattacatgtAAATTTTCACCTAATCTTTTGAACATTtgttcttgctttttctttagACTTTTTGTTAAAGGGTGtgattagttaattattttgcaAGAAGTTCATCACATTATTAAGGGGCTGATAAATTGCTTGGACATAACATCAGTACCTGAGACAATTCATTTATAAGCAAAATCACAGTCATTAGCAGAAGCAGTATTAAGGAAAATGAACATTTATTCACAGGGTAACACTGCAGGTGCCAAATTGTCTTGACACTTCTCAAAGGCTTCTTTGAATAAGAAACATTTAATGGTGAAAGCAATTGCCACTGCTGCTTATACCATTTTCATAAACCGTTTTTTCCATTCGAAAACAATATCATACTATAAGAATATTTCACTCAGAGTTACACTCATCCACCATCAATAAGCTTTACAACACCTGAACAAACCATATGCGCTTGGATGGTACTAACATATGGAAGAAAGTACCTCTAGCAAGGAAGCGACAAAGTGCATTTGGGTCTCTTCATTGATTGTAAAGAAGAGTGGCACATGCACAAATAGGGACTTGGTCCCATTCTGCTCAGCGAATCGGAGGGAATGATAGTAAACATAGTTGCACACGAACCTTCCGGCATCATCAGATGTCATCACATCGTAACCCTTCTTTGCCAAGGCCTTGGTGATGTCCTCCACAGGAAGGGAAGTCTACATAGGATTAGGATGTAGGACCCAACCATGTGACATGAAAAAATTGGAGAATCAATAACCACAAATAGACCTTGTTACATTAGGTGAATTGGCTAAATGGTTCATTCGACACTAAAGTGCCTTATCATAAATCATATCCATgttcaaatattttataatttacagTTTGGAACATGAGAGAATCGTCATTCCAAAATTTTGTTGAGGCAATTATGAAATTGAAAAGCCTGCTAAATGATacttgagaaaattgattacaTGAAAGCTGCAGCATCAGGACcatcaaaacaatgaaaaaagataGGAGTAAACTTTACGGCACAAAACGAATGATCTTTCATATGCGAGAACAAGAAAGCTTTGTGTTAATATATCAGGACTAAGCACCAAGACAACAAATACTCAAATTTAGCAATTCAAGTATGCGAGAAATAAAAAGTCAAGAATCCAGCTTACTGTGCGGATTTGTGAAATTGGACCATCTGAAGGAATAATGGGGACTCTCTGCAACATAACAAGTTGTGAAATTTTCAGTGAATGAAATATAGCCTTATTTTGGAAGTTGCTGCGACATACAAATACAATTGCAAAAAGTGCAAATTTCTGAAGGTCTTAAGGTTAGATAAAAGTAAGCTTTAAATAAGCCAATATTCTAATCGAACCTGCGGCTTCCATCCCATTTCATCGGGGCAACGGAAAGTAGCCTCATTTACAGCTTGCTTCTCAATAGCAAACCTTGTTGCACCACTGTTTACTCCTAAATGCAGCTGAATAAACATCAACAACAGAATTAAGAATGCAAGGACACAGACGTGAAAATCTAATCAAATGACTAGAGACTAAGGATGACACCAAAATCCAAGTCAACTTGGCACCTTCAGAAATCCTATGTAAGGGTTCTCATGCCTAAGTTGTTATCTCAAGACACTAATAGGTGGATACTTGCATGATAACTTCTAACAAGAGCACTTCGATAAACAAGAAGCCACATTCACATGCTATCTGCCTATCCGGTGCTTGGGTCAATAATTCctacttttaa encodes the following:
- the LOC107465122 gene encoding uncharacterized protein LOC107465122 isoform X2, with protein sequence MCHHFYSTINILIIRGFKKFHGVSENPTETIVNNLAEYMKKKGLPKGLVLGSCNILETAGQEALVPLYQTLQSAITARDSDSQSSSSNKIIWLHLGVNSGATRFAIEKQAVNEATFRCPDEMGWKPQRVPIIPSDGPISQIRTTSLPVEDITKALAKKGYDVMTSDDAGRFVCNYVYYHSLRFAEQNGTKSLFVHVPLFFTINEETQMHFVASLLEVLSSIC
- the LOC107465122 gene encoding uncharacterized protein LOC107465122 isoform X1, whose protein sequence is MGSEGPPAAITTVHVTGFKKFHGVSENPTETIVNNLAEYMKKKGLPKGLVLGSCNILETAGQEALVPLYQTLQSAITARDSDSQSSSSNKIIWLHLGVNSGATRFAIEKQAVNEATFRCPDEMGWKPQRVPIIPSDGPISQIRTTSLPVEDITKALAKKGYDVMTSDDAGRFVCNYVYYHSLRFAEQNGTKSLFVHVPLFFTINEETQMHFVASLLEVLSSIC